Proteins co-encoded in one Rhopalosiphum maidis isolate BTI-1 chromosome 2, ASM367621v3, whole genome shotgun sequence genomic window:
- the LOC113551933 gene encoding fatty acid synthase-like, with protein MPEANDIVISGIAGRFPECNSTEEFKQKLYNNEDLLTVDNRRWSPGMYGVPSRTGKLKEINKFDAEFFGIHTKLANAMDPQIRILLEVTHEAIVDAGINPKDIRGTKTGVYVGMMTNESSDFFERTPEKLTGYETIGVIRSMVANRISFQFNFKGPSVAIDTACSSALFCLHQAITAIKTGQCDAAIVAGTNLLLKPATSVMYHRYNMLSPTGTSRPFDIGANGYVRSEAIVALYIRKSTDAKRIYATVVGTSTNTDGFKIEGATYPSQSVQSQLIRETYAQANLNLNDVHYVEAHGTGTGVGDKQELNAISDVFCIDRKSPLLVGSVKSNMGHAEPVSGLVSIAKVLYALETGIIPANINFETLNHNIPKLVSGELKVVDKQTPLPGNMVSINSFGVGGSNVHVILRAHEKNAQAISLPTLEIPRLVFLSGRTREALIEQFDTVENYADNNDLLTLINDIYKSTIPGYKFSGYSILGQTPKNVEIAQGNGSGDKRPIYFIFPGMGSQSLELVADLVKFKVFKQTVDNAHSILIPYNYSVYDLFYKSDESTFKSIKNTMFTVLIVQIGLVDILHSLGINPDGIIGHSVGELACAYADGCFTLEQALMTMYWRSTILTQIDVPAGAMVAVGLSWEETQKRLPEGIIVACHNSADSVTISGLKDITLNFTETLQQEGIFAKPVDSMGYAFHSPYLKGFIPSLKPYYEKVMSNPKPRSSRWLSTTYPEHQWNSPKAQYSSADYHLNNISSPVYFHGAMKHVPENAITIEIAPHCLLQAILKRSLPSTVTNIGLTKKTVTNHVNFLLEAIGKLYIAGAQPQLQNLYGKVEYPVVRGTPMISPMLKWDHTNDYVVPNFIEKKSGSEDDQVEIDINSQQDKYLIGHTIDGRILYPAAGYLTLVWKSFAQLQGKWFEDVPVVFQNIKFLRPTVLNTEGSIKFDINIFHGSGDFELLEGGSLTVSGRVKLLNRSFEENQIEHLATISEQMEINSDDFYKELRLRGYQYKDAFLGFVEANSEGSRGKVKWTGNWVSFIDTLLQFELISITTRELRLPTHIKEIVIDPVYHKQITERSSNPTEIEVNHFVYAKTTKSGGVTISKLKVTPAPLKKNAQLPATLERHSFVPFIYKSKELSTYEVLYSLIGLIMENIGVHHVKAAEIHNNNLLPTQIVQIIEAEANFYVDYTVLSNNPVNVEQSKLSSLDIDVVEFNIENASLSDEYHLIVADDIHFDGTLLGKISAALSPRGFILLVENISVLASTTLKSLNLQIVTVIENNDKKYFLLKKLSPKYQYTALKIEDEQFSWVESLQKELADINGWTNKKVILYSDKHINGVLGLSKCLVEEYNGEENPIRCILTEPGKQYTLKDFASLLENDLFFNVERNGVWGSYRHLPIDVKIASTVQTTQAKVTVQSKGDLTTLQWVQSSKYFNSTDTSGSIRIAYAGVNNVDLSAVSSMKTEFGVEFSGTKKNGQKVMGLVKTGALSTTVNESNAILWNVPESWTLRQAATVPYSYFVATYALIHKGNLSESKNVLVFASENSINYAAISIALSLKCKVFIVAETNEQLDVIKFIYPEVSQVSTTRFDSKFIHMVSALTLNQGVDYVILPKYCSEHLPDLLADEAKIIITENTDISVLSNSPNGFGVISAKFEDIPILNNQSADLIYSFIDSRIKMGVVKPLPLTIYPYSDIESAFRSYATNKTGNKIIIEVSGDSPILNFAAYRRVYFDPSKSYILSGGLGGFGMELTEWAIERGAKNIILCSRSGIQTGYQKYRVNVWKSKDIKVEISTFDLTKSSGAKDTVKLALGLGPLGGIFNLAGVLRDGIFENQTVDNFQTVYNSKVLTTKYLDEASEAVSKDLDYFVTFSSISCGRGNRGQTNYGYANSIMERISEQRQKRGLPAQSIQWGGIGDVGMAYLLTRGNEEKEINGTLAQKISSCLGALDTLLTQSSSVVASHVIPTKRKLTENSKSQSLTEIVSGIMGIQDPLSVKPTSTLADLGMDSLMGVDIKQIIERMFGLSLNNSQIQQLKFSELENVGVK; from the exons ATGCCAGAAGCAAACGATATAGTAATATCGGGTATTGCAGGACGATTCCCAGAATGTAACTCTACTGAAGAATTTAAgcaaaaattgtacaataatgaGGATTTATTGACTGTCGACAATAGAAGATGGTCTCCag GCATGTACGGAGTTCCGTCAAGGACAGGAAAATTAAaggaaataaacaaatttgatgCAGAGTTTTTTGGAATTCATACAAAACTAGCTAATGCTATGGATCCACAAATTAGGATATTACTAGAGGTTACACATGAGGCTATAGTCGATGCAG GAATCAATCCAAAAGATATACGTGGAACGAAAACTGGAGTGTATGTTGGTATGATGACCAACGAATCTTCAGATTTTTTTGAACGAACACCAGAAAAATTGACTGGATATGAAACTATAGGTGTAATTAGATCAATGGTAGCTAACAGGATATCttttcaattcaattttaaag gtCCGAGTGTCGCCATTGATACTGCATGTTCGAGCGCACTATTTTGTTTACACCAAGCCATCACCGCAATAAAAACGGGTCAATGTGATGCAGCTATTGTTGCAGGAACTAATTTACTTCTCAAACCAGCTACTTCAGTTATGTACCATCGTTATAATATGCTTAGTCCTACAGGAACAAGTAGACCTTTTGACATTGGTG ctaATGGGTACGTAAGAAGTGAAGCTATCGTTGCTCTATACATAAGAAAATCAACAGATGCAAAACGAATATATGCAACTGTAGTCGGAACGTCCACAAATACCGATGGGTTCAAAATCGAAGGCGCCACATATCCATCGCAGTCAGTGCAAAGTCAACTCATTAGAGAAACTTATGCACAGGCTAATTTAAATCTCAATGATGTCCATTATGTCGAAGCTCACGGAACAGGGACGGGT gttggAGACAAACAAGAGTTGAATGCCATTTCGGATGTGTTTTGTATTGACCGTAAAAGTCCTTTGCTTGTTGGATCGGTCAAATCAAATATGGGTCACGCAGAACCAGTATCAGGTTTAGTGTCGATAGCAAAGGTGCTTTATGCGTTGGAAACAGGAATTATTCCagctaatattaattttgaaacattaaACCACAACATTCCAAAACTTGTTAGTGGAGAATTGAAG GTTGTTGATAAGCAAACACCATTACCTGGAAATATGGTTTCCATTAATTCATTCGGCGTTGGAGGATCAAATGTCCACGTAATTCTAAGAGCTCACGAAAAAAATGCACAGGCTATATCATTACCAACACTCGAAATTCCTAGACTAGTATTTCTTTCAGGACGAACTAGAGAAGCGTTAATTGAACAATTTGATACA GTTGAAAACTATGCagataataatgatttgttaactttaattaacgatatatataaatcaaccATTCCTGGTTATAAGTTTTCTGGTTATTCAATTCTGGGACAAACCCCTAAGAACGTTGAAATAGct CAAGGTAATGGTTCCGGTGATAAAAGGCCCATCTACTTCATTTTTCCAGGCATGGGAAGTCAATCGTTAGAATTAGTCGCCGATTTAGTGAAGTTTAAAGTTTTCAAACAAACTGTAGACAATGCACATTCCATATTAATTCCATACaactatagtgtttatgatttattttataaatctgacGAAAGTACGTTCAAGAGTATAAAGAATACCATGTTCACAGTTCTAATTGTACAG ATTGGTcttgttgatattttacattcaCTTGGTATCAATCCTGACGGTATCATTGGTCATTCAGTCGGTGAACTCGCATGTGCATATGCTGATGGATGCTTTACATTGGAACAAGCATTAATGACAATGTATTGGAGATCTACAATTTTGACACAAATTGACGTTCCTGCTGGAGCTATGGTTGCAGTTGGGCTGTCGTGGGAAGAGACACAAAAAAGACTTCCTGAAGGTATAATTGTTGCTTGTCATAATAGTGCTGATAGTGTTACGATTTCGGGACTCAAAGACATAACATTGAATTTCACCGAAACTCTACAACAAGAAGGTATATTTGCCAAGCCCGTTGACTCGATGGGTTATGCTTTCCATTCGCCATACTTAAAAGGATTTATTCCGTCGTTGAAACCGTATTATGAAAAG gtaatgtCAAATCCCAAACCAAGATCTAGTCGATGGCTTAGTACAACATATCCCGAACATCAGTGGAATTCACCGAAAGCCCAATATTCGTCAGCggattatcatttaaataatataagttcacCTGTTTACTTTCACGGTGCAATGAAACATGTACCCGAAAATGCTATAACTATTGAAATTGCTCCTCATTGTTTATTACAAGCAATATTGAAGAGATCACTGCCTTCTACAGTTACAAATATCGGTCTGACTAAGAAAACTGTTACGAATCATGTGAATTTCTTGTTGGAGGCAATTGGAAA gtTATATATTGCTGGAGCACAGCcacaattacaaaatttatatgGTAAAGTTGAGTACCCTGTAGTTAGAGGTACTCCAATGATATCTCCAATGTTAAAGTGGGATCACACAAACGACTATGTAGTTcctaattttatagaaaaa aaatctgGGTCAGAGGATGATCAAGTcgaaattgatattaattcacaacaagataaatatttaatcggtCATACTATTGATGGACGAATACTTTATCCAGCAGCTGGATATTTA ACGTTGGTATGGAAATCTTTTGCACAACTACAAGGTAAATGGTTTGAAGATGTTCCAGTTGTATtccagaatattaaatttctcaGACCCACTGTTCTTAATACTGAGG GTTCAATTAAATTCGACATTAACATATTTCATGGGTCAGGTGATTTTGAATTACTAGAAGGAGGATCATTAACAGTTTCAGGacgtgtaaaattattaaaccgaAGTTTTGAAGAAAATCAAATAGAACACCTTGCAACAATTTCAGAACAAATGGAAATTAATTCTGATGATTTTTATAAGGAGCTGAGACTTCGTGGATATCAATATAAAGATGCATTTTTAGGTTTTGTAGAAGCAAACAGTGAAG GTTCTAGAGGTAAAGTTAAGTGGACCGGAAATTGGGTATCATTTATTGATACTCTTTTACAATTTGAACTTATATCTATAACGACTAGAGAACTTCGTTTACCAACACATATTAAAGAAATTGTTATTGACCCAGTGTATCATAAGCAAATTACAGAGAGATCATCAAATCCTACag aaatcgaagtaaatcattttgtttatGCTAAGACAACAAAATCGGGAGGAGTCACTATTTCTAAATTGAAAGTGACGCCTGCaccattgaaaaaaaacgCCCAACTACCAGCAACTCTGGAACGTCACTCATTTGTTccgtttatatataaa TCAAAAGAATTATCTACGTATGAGGTGCTTTATTCTTTGATTGGATTAATCATGGAAAACATAGGCGTACACCATGTGAAAGCAGCGGAAATCCATAACAACAACTTATTGCCTACTCAAATCGTTCAAATAATCGAAGCAGAAGCTAATTTTTAT GTGGACTATACAGTTCTATCAAACAACCCAGTTAATGTCGAACAAAGCAAATTATCATCATTAGATATTGACGTTGTTGAgttcaatattgaaaatgcaTCATTATCTGATGAATACCATTTGATAGTTGCTGATGATATTCATTTTGACGGTACTTTATTGGGTAAAATTTCTGCAGCATTATCTCCAAGAGGATTTATTCTTttggttgaaaatatttccgTACTTGCCTCGACTACATTAAAATCATTGAACCTCCAAATAGTGACAGTTATTGAAAACAATGATAAGAAATACTTTCTTTTGAAAAAA CTATCTCCAAAATACCAGTACACGGCTTTAAAAATCGAGGATGAACAGTTTTCATGGGTGGAGTCATTGCAAAAAGAGTTAGCTGACATTAATGGATGGACAAACAAAAAAGTGATACTGTATAGCGATAAACATATCAACGGTGTACTCGGTCTGTCTAAATGTTTAGTAGAAGAATATAATGGTGAAGAAAATCCTATTag gtGCATACTAACTGAACCTGGTAAACAATATACTTTGAAAGATTTTGCTTCATTACTTGAAAACGATCTGTTCTTTAACGTGGAAAGAAACGGTGTTTGGGGATCCTACAGACATTTACCAATTGATGTGAAAATTGCTTCAACCGTTCAAACAACTCAAGCCAAAGTGACCGTACAGTCCAAAGGTGATCTGACAACACTTCAATGGGTCCAGTCGTCAAA ATACTTCAACAGCACTGACACCAGTGGTTCCATAAGAATAGCTTATGCTGGTGTAAACAATGTCGATTTATCTGCAGTTTCTTCAATG aaaaccgAATTCGGAGTTGAATTTTctggtactaaaaaaaatggcCAAAAGGTAATGGGATTGGTTAAAACCGGTGCTCTATCAACAACAGTCAATGAGAGTAATGCAATTTTATGGAATGTACCAGAAAGTTGGACTTTGAGACAAGCCGCAACTGTTCCGTACTCATACTTTGTG GCCACTTATGCTTTAATACACAAAGGAAATTTATCGGAATCAAAAAATGTGTTGGTATTTGCTAGCGAAAACAGTATAAACTACGCGGCTATTTCTATTGCACTATCTCTCAAGTGCAAAGTCTTTATTGTAGCTGAAACTAACGAACAGCttgatgttattaaattcatttaccCAGAA gtgaGTCAGGTTTCAACTACGAGGTTTGATTCCAAATTCATTCACATGGTATCAGCGTTGACTCTAAATCAAGGAGTCGATTATGTTATTTTGCCTAAGTATTGTTCTGAGCACCTGCCAGATCTTCTTGCTGATGAagcaaaaattatcattaccgAAAATACAGACATATCAGTGTTatcaa ATTCTCCAAATGGATTTGGAGTTATATCAGCAAAGTTTGAAGATattcctattttaaataatcaatctgCAGATTTGATTTATTCATTCATCGATTCAAGAATAAAAATGGGTGTTGTAAAACCACTACCGTTAACTATTTACCCATATTCTGATATCGAGTCGGCTTTCAG ATCATACGCTACTAACAAGACtggaaacaaaataattattgaagtgTCTGGGGATTCACCAATATTGAACTTTGCAGCCTACCGACGGGTTTATTTTGATCCGAGCAAGAGTTACATACTTTCGG gtGGCCTCGGTGGATTTGGAATGGAACTTACCGAGTGGGCAATAGAACGCGGAGCCAAGAATATTATTCTCTGTTCTCGAAGTGGAATTCAAACGGGGTACCAAAAATATAGAGTAAATGTTTGGAAAAGCAAAGACATCAAAGTGGAAATCAGCACATTTGATCTGACTAAATCTTCGGGAGCTAAAGACACTGTCAAATTGGCTCTCGGTCTAGGCCCACTTGGTGGAATTTTCAACTTAGCTGGG GTTTTGAGAGATGGAATTTTCGAAAATCAAACAGTTGATAACTTCCAGACTGTGTACAACAGTAAAGTCTtaactactaaatatttaGACGAAGCGTCGGAAGCTGTTAGCAAGGACTTGGATTATTTTGTCACGTTTTCGTCTATTTCTTGTGGCCGTGGCAACAGGGGCCAGACTAATTACGGTTATGCAAATTCTATCATGGAAAGGATTTCGGAACAAAGACAAAAACGAGGACTGCCGGCG CAATCTATCCAATGGGGAGGCATAGGTGACGTAGGAATGGCATATCTATTAACTCGTGGTAATGAAGAAAAGGAAATCAATGGTACACTGGCCCAAAAAATATCGTCTTGCTTAGGGGCGTTGGATACACTATTAACACAAAGTTCATCTGTCGTTGCTTCGCACGTGATACCAACCAAAAGAAAACTAACGGAGAATTCAAAATCACAATCGCTCACGGAAATCGTTTCTGGAATTATgg GGATTCAAGATCCACTTTCAGTTAAGCCTACATCTACCTTAGCTGATTTAGGAATGGATTCATTAATGGGAGTTGACATTAAACAGATCATCGAACGTATGTTTGGCCTGTCATTGAATAATTCTCAAATACAACAGTTGAAGTTTAGTGAATTGGAAAATGtgggtgttaaataa